GTTAATTTTCACATCTGTTTCTATGAAATTTTTTTGTCAAAGACAGGGAAATGTTTCTACCCCTACTGAGTCTTTCTAGGGAGTGAGGGTTTGTTTACATGCACTTATATAACCCTGCTACGGCTGTCTGCAAGCTGATTTCTTAAATGGTGTGGAAATTGGAAAGCTATTTAGCTTATTAAAAATTATGGGAGAAGCAAACCTGGAGGGCTATTGAGATGTAAGcagattattttacataacactgcttcattgttttttaaacatcactTTGATAGGCACACCTTAAAATTCAAATCTTTATACAATCTCTAAGCATTGTGGCACTCTTGCACACACACCACTATCGCACTTCACTCTACAATATGCTGTTCAATTAATGTTCTTATCCTCAAGATGGAAATAgttcttttatttattgcaaGTGGACGCTTGTAGAATGGTGTCTGTGGGGCTGCAAGAGATTAGCTATCAAGTCCAAGAACACTTAAGTCCACTCCCCAAACTCCATCCACAGAGCTGGACTCTGCTCAGTCAGCGAGTCCAACCATCCTCCTGCTTATGTCCCACAGTTTCTTGGCTGCCTCCTCATCTGTAGCTTTGGGtaacagctcctcctcctcgcagTTAGCAAAGCACTTCCCCGACACTCCTTCCACCTCTGGGGAGCAGGCCAGATAGAGAGGAGTCTGGGCCCCCTCCAATGGACTCTTGAAAAAGACCAACGAGGCAAGGTAGAACAGCGGCTTTGCCAGGAGGGGGATTTGGATGTGTCTGCCTAGCCTGGTCCTCACGATCCCCGGAGTGAGAGCATTGACTGTGACCCCCGTCCCCTCGAGGCGACGGGCCAGCTCCAGCGTGAACAGAAGGTTGGCCAGTTTGCTCTGACTGTAGCAGAAGGCCTTATTGTAGTTATTTTCACTGTTCAAGTCATTGAAGTTGATGTGGCCATATTTGTAAAGTTTAGAGGAAACCACCACGATGCGGCTAGGGGCCGAAGCCTTCAGGAGGTCCAGCAGCAGGTGAGTGAGGAGGAAGTGACCCAAGTGATTCACACCGAGCTGCATCTCAAAACCTTCGTCTGTCTTTGTGTAGGGACACTGGTAGATA
The genomic region above belongs to Pelmatolapia mariae isolate MD_Pm_ZW linkage group LG15, Pm_UMD_F_2, whole genome shotgun sequence and contains:
- the rdh14b gene encoding retinol dehydrogenase 14b — protein: MSAPLLIAAVVGGGVLLLMRRLFPRQKAVKLLRYSGENMRGKTVIVTGANSGIGKALAGELLKLRARVIMACRDLRSAEEAAQDIKKQAGPENGEVVIKHLDLASLRSVRNFCEEVTQEESQVDVLINNAGIYQCPYTKTDEGFEMQLGVNHLGHFLLTHLLLDLLKASAPSRIVVVSSKLYKYGHINFNDLNSENNYNKAFCYSQSKLANLLFTLELARRLEGTGVTVNALTPGIVRTRLGRHIQIPLLAKPLFYLASLVFFKSPLEGAQTPLYLACSPEVEGVSGKCFANCEEEELLPKATDEEAAKKLWDISRRMVGLAD